AGGCGCCGTACAGTCCGTAGCCGGCGTTGTTCACCAGAACCAGCAGCTGGCGTCCATCCTTCTGAATGACCTTACGAGCCTGGTGCAGTTGCGCCGGTCTGGTCACATCCAGCGGCAAGAGTTTGCGCAGCGGGCTTTCACCCGGGTCCTGCCGGGCCCGGGAAAGGTTGCGCACGCCGGCATATACGAAAACGCCCAGACGCTCCAGTTCCAGGGCAAGGGCGCGACCAATGCCGGAACTTGCCCCGCTGATCAGTACAGCGGTCCGCAGCGCTGACGATTTGGAGCGCATATCAGAACTCATTTCGTCCAGCGTCGCCAGCCGCAAGGCTGCGACAAGGCGCTTTCGGCCAACAGTGGAAAGAGACTTTACAGGGCGCCTGCGGCCCGTTTCTTGACCGCAGTTGCAGCATTAACGGGGACTTAGCTCAGTTGGGAGAGCGTCTGGTTTGCACCCAGAAGGTCGTCGGTTCGATCCCGATAGTCTCCACAATAGCGCCTCTGAAGCCTTGCAGAGCGCCAGCTTTGCGGCGCTCCATTCAGCCGGCCAATAGCGTTTGACATCGTACTTGCACCAGGTCATTACTCGACGTCCACCGGGTCTGGCATGAAGCAACTGCGCAAAGCACTGGGCGATGTCCTCGTACAATCGTTGAATACGCAGCAGATGAGTCACCTCGGTCGGGAGGTGGACGGCGATTTCAGCATTGAAGAGATTTCCGGCTTTGGGGACAAGATTGTCATTCCGCGCAAGGTCGCCGCGGACTGCGTCCTGCAGCATTTTGGCAGCCCCGACAAGTTGATGCAGTACATCGCCTTCATGCTGTCGCGCGAAGGTCAGGGCGCCAGCGGCGGCGTCATTCATGTCAAGGGCGCCGATCGATTGGTAGCGCTGTTGCAGGAGGATGGCTGGATCTTTGACCGACAGAATGCGCGCTTCGTCCGCGACCAGCGTGTGGAACAAAGTTCGGGCTGGGGCTTCATGCGCGACGGCGAAGAGTATCCCTTCTGTCTGGCCAGCATCGACGTTGTCGCCAGTTCGGAATTGGTGCGCACCAATGTGAAGGAAGACGTAGAAGCCACAATGAGTGCGATGGCCGCCAGCATCCAGCGTCAGGTGGAAAACTGGGACGGGCGCGTCTGGTACTGGCATGGCGATGGCGGAATGGCGGCGTTTCATGGCGAAAGCAGCGCGCCAATGACCGTGCTGGCCCTGGTTACAATTCTAAACTATTTGCCATTGTTCAATATCGTAGAAAGCCAGCTGCGCCCTGAGAATGACCTGAAGCTGCGCATTGGCGTCCACTACGGACCCTGCGTTTACCGCAATGATGTCCGTCTGATCGCCAGCGATGATTTGAAATTGGCGCAGGAAGTCGAAAAGAAATACTCCGCGGCAAATTGCCTGGCGGTCACCAGCCCTGTGCATCGATTGCTGCCGGATGAAATTCGGCGACACTTCCGCGAAGGCGAGGAACTTCGCGGCATGCGCGTCTATCAGTACCAGCCGACTTGAACTATGGAAATCCTGATCATTGATCCTGATCGGTCGGTGCGCGAATACTACAAGCGCATGCTGGAATCGGAGTTTCGCCAGGTGCAGGTCCACTTTGCCGCGACGGGGGCCGAAGCGCTGGGCTTTGTCGCCGCGCAAAGCTGCGACATCTGCCTGAGCGAAACGCGCCTCCCGGACCTTGATATCTTCGACCTGCTGATTCATTTTCATCAGCGTCGCATTCCGGTAATCGTTGTTACTTCGGAAGATTCCGAACGCCTGGCAGTGGAGTGCATGCGCGCTGGCGCTGCCGACTTCGTTTCGCGGGGCCATATCAAACTCGGGCACCTGCCGCTGGCGATTGCCCGCGCCGTGCTGGAATATGAGCGCGCCGAAAAAGCCCGCGCGGCTGGAGCAACCGTCGAATTGCCTGCGGAATACGATCGCATCAACCAGCGATTGAAGTCCTACATCCAGGTAGAGCGCGCCGAGTTGCGACGCCGCGTTGAATCGGCGGACGCCGATCCAGCCTTCATTGATGGAGAGCGCTACTGGATTACCTATCTTTATTTGCAGCTTTTTTATCCCGAGTCGATTCGATCAACACTGGATGAGCGGCGGCTGCTGGCCCTGCAGGAACGGATCTTAAGTCGTCTTTGTGATATCCCCGGAACTCACGAGGGCAAGCTCTGGACGCGCAAAGAGGACGGGGCCTTCTTTGCCTTCCCTGGCGACACCTATCTGGGGGCCTTGTTGGCGGCGGTGGAGATGCGAGCGACGGTCAATATCCTGAATATGACTGTGGATAATCTGACTGAATCGGTTCAGATCAATATCGGTCTGGCCGCCGGGCAAACGGTCTACCGCGAGAACAAAAGCCAGATCTACAGCGAAGCGCTGAATCTCAGTGCGCACATGGCTATCAACAATCCGGAGCGAAGCGTTTTGATGATGACCGCCGACATCTACGAGAAGATCGGTCCGCGGGCGCGGAAGTATTTCTTCGCCGCAGGTCAATTTGAAGGGCGCGAGGTTTATCGCTACGAACGCACCGCCTGAGCCCAGGCTCAACTTGAAGCGAATAGAATCAATAGTTGATCAGATAGATGGAGGTGTATCCATCGAAGCTTTCGGTCCGAGCCCCGCATTGCAGGCTGATGCGACTCTTGAAATAGAGAATATAGGGTCGGGTAAAGAAGGTGCGGATTACCCAGCGCAAGAGAGCGCTGACATGTTGCAGAATATAGTACTGGCCCAGGGGGGCGCCAAGCTCCTCGCGAATCGTGCAGCCTTCCGGCGAGCGATACTCGCTCTGCGTCGCGATGCGATAGTTGCTGAATGCATTGAGGCGCTCTTCGCTTGCTGTCAAGCGCAAGCGATCCTCGCCGCGAATTGCGCCGTCAATTCTCGCATAGGATATGAAATCGCCGGCAGCGACATCGTCACTGACGCGCATATGGGCCAGAAACAGTCCGCGGTTGACCTGAAAGGTGCGCGTCAGTTTCAGGCTGCGCGCATAGTGATGCGGCGATGAGGTCGCATAGAGCGCTTCGAGACCGGCAACGCCTTGCAGAATGCGTTCCTGATTGCCGATTTTCAACCGCGCCCGCGCCGGTCCGCCTGCGGCTGGAATATCGGCGCGGATGAAGCCTCCGTCGCCCGAGCTCGCAATCGGACCGCCGCTCAAGCGCAATGCGGCGCCGGCGGCGGGCATCTGTACGTCGGCTTCCAGGCCGTCGAGGCGAACGGTCAGGATGTATTGGCCGTTGTGAAGCGCTATCTCACTGGTATAAACCTTGGCGCCAAATTGTCCGGGCCTGGCTTGCAGCAATTCATCATTGTATTCGGCAGTTTGAATGTGGTCCCGGCCATTCTCATGGACCAGGATGGAGACGCCGTTGTTCAAAGAGCCGGGGCCAAGATTGCTGATAACAATCGTAGCGTAGATGCTGACGCCGCCGCCATGAAAATTGTAATTCCAGGCCTGGGTATACTCGCTGCGCTCGCTGGGCTGATAGCTGACTTCCGCCGCTGGCAGTGCAGCTATGGGCAGGGGGGAGGTCTGCAGCGGCTGTAGAGCGGCGAAAAGCAGTGTGCCAATTTTTGTAAGCGAATGCGAGGAAGTGCGCGGCATGGGCGGAATCCGATGGCTGCAAAGGCCTGGTCCAGTCTTTTTGCGGAAATGAAGCTTGCCGTGGCGGGCGGCTCCCCAGCAAATCCCGGACATGCCCGCGGAACTTGAATTGGCCAACCCACTGCTGCAGCGCGACACTCTGCCGCCCTTTCAGGAAATCGAAGCCCGCCATATTGTGCCAGCGATTCGCAGCTTGCTGGCGGCGCTTGAGCAGCGTCTGCTGGAACTGGAAAAGGCGCCGCCAGCAGACGCCGCGTTGCTCGACGCCCTCGCCGATATCGACTATGAAATCCAGCGCAGCTGGGGGCCTGCCGGGCACTTGCTGGGAGTTATGAACGCCAGCGAATTGCGCGAGGCCTACGAAGCTGTGGAGCAGGAAGTTACCGCCTTCTACTTACGTATTGGGCAAAGTCGTCCGCTTTTTGATGCTCTGGAAAGGCTGGAGGCTTTCGGCGATTCTCTGGACGGGATACGCCGCCGCGCGTTGCATTTGCGGTTGCGCGACGCCCGCCATGCCGGCGTTGGTCTGGATGGCGCGGCGCGACAGGAATTCAACGACAACGCCCGTGAACTGACCCGTCTGGCGACCGAGTTTTCCAATGCGGTGCTCGACGCAACGCGCGCCTACCGGCTGGAGCTTGTGGAGGCGCAGGATGTGGACGGTTTGCCCCCGGCGGCGCTGGCCATGGCTGCCGCCAGCTGGAATCGGTCGCATCCCGGTGAAGCGCCGGCGGGCCCGGAGCAGGGACCGTGGCAATTCACCCTGGACTTTCCTTCCTATATGCCGTTCATGCAGCACGCGACATCGCGTTCGCTTCGTGAAGCCATGTATCGAGCAAGTATTACGCGGTCAAGCGCTGGCGAGTTTGACAACACCGCCAGAATCTTACGCATCTTGAAGCTTCGTCGCAGGCAGGCGCAACTGCTTGGCTTCCAGAGCTGGGCGGAGTTGAGCGTCGATTCCAAGATGGCGCAAAACGTAGAGGAGGTGCGTCAGTTCCTGGAACAACTGCTGGGCGCTTCGCGCGCAGCTGGCAGTCGCGAATATGCGGAGCTCAACAACTTTGCTGCGGAATCCGGTCTGGAGGGCCCACTGCGCCAGTGGGATGTTGCTTACTATTCCGAAAGATTGCGCGAATCACAATTCCAATTCAGCGACGAAGAGCTGCGTCCCTATTTTCCAATGCCGCGCGTTTTGCAGGGGCTCTTTGCGCTGGCCGAAGGTCTCTTTGGCGTGCGAATCGAAGCCGCCGATGGCGAGGCGCCGATCTGGCATCCCGATGTCCGTTATTTTCGAATTCGCGATGGCGGCGGCGAGGCGCTGGCCTCGTTCTATCTGGATCCCTACTCGCGTCCGGAGAACAAGCGCGGCGGCGCGTGGATGGATGTCTGTATACCGCGTCGACGCCGGAAGCAAGACCTGGAATTGCCTGTCGCCTATCTGGTATGCAACGGTACGCCGCCGATAGGCGAGCGACCTTCGCTGATGACCTTTCGGGAGGTGGAGACGCTCTTTCACGAATTTGGCCACGGTCTGCAGCATATGCTCACAGAAGTAGATTTCCCCGATGTTTCCGGAATCAGCGGCGTTGAATGGGACGCTGTGGAACTCCCCAGCCAGTTCATGGAAAATTGGTGCTACCATCTGCAAACCTTGCAGGGGATTTCGGCGCACATTGACAGCGGAGCGACTATCCCGGAGGACCTATTTGTACGCATCAAAGGCGCGCGCACCTTCCGTGCAGCTTCGGATATGCTGCGGCAACTGCGCTTTGCGCTGCTCGATCTCCAGTTGCATCACGACTGGCGTGGCGGCAGCGCCGACGAGCTGTTTGCTCTACAGCGGGAGATGGAGGCGCGGACTTCCGATCTGCCGCCGCTGGACGAAGACCGCTTTCTCTGTTCTTTTTCACATATTTTTGCCGGCGGCTACAGCGCCGGATATTACAGCTATAAATGGGCCGAAGCCCTCTCGGCCGATGCCTTCGAGGCCTTTGAAGAAGCGGGATTGGGAAATGCAGCGAGGGTTGCGGAAGTTGGACGCCGCTTTCGTCATACGGTGCTTGCTATGGGCGGCAGCCGACCGGCAATGGAGGTCTTCGAGCTATTTCGCGGGCGCAAACCTGGCATTGAGGCGCTCCTGCGACAGAGCGGCGTGGCCGCCTGAGGTAGCCCAACATGCTCGAGCTGCAAGGGATTGAGCAGGGATCGCTGATTCATGCCAATGCCGAGTTCGAGCTGTACAATGGTCGCTACCTGTCCTCAGCCCGTAGCGCCTGTCTGATCAAGGCGCCGACGCCGGGCGCGCTGGACCCTGGCGCTCTGCTCAGACTGAAT
This genomic stretch from Leptospirales bacterium harbors:
- a CDS encoding M3 family metallopeptidase; amino-acid sequence: MPAELELANPLLQRDTLPPFQEIEARHIVPAIRSLLAALEQRLLELEKAPPADAALLDALADIDYEIQRSWGPAGHLLGVMNASELREAYEAVEQEVTAFYLRIGQSRPLFDALERLEAFGDSLDGIRRRALHLRLRDARHAGVGLDGAARQEFNDNARELTRLATEFSNAVLDATRAYRLELVEAQDVDGLPPAALAMAAASWNRSHPGEAPAGPEQGPWQFTLDFPSYMPFMQHATSRSLREAMYRASITRSSAGEFDNTARILRILKLRRRQAQLLGFQSWAELSVDSKMAQNVEEVRQFLEQLLGASRAAGSREYAELNNFAAESGLEGPLRQWDVAYYSERLRESQFQFSDEELRPYFPMPRVLQGLFALAEGLFGVRIEAADGEAPIWHPDVRYFRIRDGGGEALASFYLDPYSRPENKRGGAWMDVCIPRRRRKQDLELPVAYLVCNGTPPIGERPSLMTFREVETLFHEFGHGLQHMLTEVDFPDVSGISGVEWDAVELPSQFMENWCYHLQTLQGISAHIDSGATIPEDLFVRIKGARTFRAASDMLRQLRFALLDLQLHHDWRGGSADELFALQREMEARTSDLPPLDEDRFLCSFSHIFAGGYSAGYYSYKWAEALSADAFEAFEEAGLGNAARVAEVGRRFRHTVLAMGGSRPAMEVFELFRGRKPGIEALLRQSGVAA
- a CDS encoding response regulator — its product is MEILIIDPDRSVREYYKRMLESEFRQVQVHFAATGAEALGFVAAQSCDICLSETRLPDLDIFDLLIHFHQRRIPVIVVTSEDSERLAVECMRAGAADFVSRGHIKLGHLPLAIARAVLEYERAEKARAAGATVELPAEYDRINQRLKSYIQVERAELRRRVESADADPAFIDGERYWITYLYLQLFYPESIRSTLDERRLLALQERILSRLCDIPGTHEGKLWTRKEDGAFFAFPGDTYLGALLAAVEMRATVNILNMTVDNLTESVQINIGLAAGQTVYRENKSQIYSEALNLSAHMAINNPERSVLMMTADIYEKIGPRARKYFFAAGQFEGREVYRYERTA